The genomic segment TAACGTACTGGCAAGAGGGCATAACCAAGGCTTACTTTGTCACCATCTTCCTTATTGGTATCGTCGCTATCAATCTCTTTGGTATTAAAGGGTATGGCGAAGCCGAGTTCATATTCTCAATTATCAAGATCATTGCGGTGATTGGCTTCATGTAAGTTTCCGTCTTCTCTTCGTTGCTACAGGGGTCTAATTCTGATCACCACGCAGCTTACTAGGGATCGTTCTCAACTGCGGCGGGACTCCAGACTCGGGCTATATTGGCGGTCGCTTCTGGCAAACACCGGGGGCATTCCACAATGGCTTCAAAGGCCTCTGTAGCGTCTTTGTCACCGCTGCCTTTGCTTTCGCCGGTACTGAGCTGGTCGGTCTGGCAGCGGCCGAAGCGGCGAACCCTCGCAAATCCCTCCCAACCGCCATCAAGCAGGTGTTCTGGCgcattaccctattttacgtCGTGGCCCTTACTCTGATTGGGCTTCTTGTGCCCTACGACGAGGCCCGTCTCCTCGGTGCTTCCTCCTCCGCCGATGCGACCGCTTCCCCCTTTGTCATTGCCATCGAGAACGCCCAGATTGATATTCTGCCCTCCGTCATGAACGCCGTCATCCTCATCGCCGTCCTTTCCGTCGGTAACTCTGCCGTCTTCGGTTCCTCTCGGACCCTCGCCGCGCTGGCGGACCAGCACCAGGCCCCGCGTTTCCTCTCGTACGTCGACCGTAAAGGTCGCCCTCTGACGGCCATCGGCGTCGCGTCTGCCGTCGGTCTCCTCGCCTACCTCGCCGACTTGAAGCAGCAAGACCAGGTCCTCGACTGGCTCCTCGCCATCTCGGGCCTGTCATCCATCTTCACCTGGGCTTCCATCTGCCTCTGCCACATCCGCTTCCGCCACGCCTGGGCCCGTAAAGGCCACGGCCTGCACGAGCTCGCTTTCCGCTCCCAGGTCGGCATCATCGGCTCGTGGTGCGGCCTCATCATGAACGTCCTCGTGCTCATCGCCCAGTTCTGGGTCGGTGCTTTCCCCGTCGGCTGGGAGACTTGGGACGCCGAGTCCGTCGCGAAGAATTTCTTTTTGCGGTACGCCGCGTTCCCCATCGTGGCCATCATGTACGTCGCGCACAAGTTTTACTTCCGGACCGTCTTTATCCGTATCGAGGACATGGACGTCACTACGGGCCGAAGAGACTTTAACCTTGGTATCCTGGTTGCCCAGGAGCAGGAGGAGAGGCGGTCGTGGCCTAGGTGGAAGCGCGTGTACAAGTTTTTGTGTTGAAGCAGCAACTCGTGTGTTTTGGGGGAGGATGCTGCTATTATCGACGTACAGAAGCGGTTgaagaacctcttttttacttttttgaTGTTTTCTGGATATggaagcgaggggtataaaCAGCGTGGCGTATGGACATCCTGCGGGGGGAGGCTGATCTTGGTACTTTACACTTTTTTTTCTAACCGTTTATGTTGATGCCGTGGTATACTCTATGCCCAGGTGATTGGAGATATCCGCCATATTTGGATGACCAAAGATCATGACCAGAAAGAATGGCTTCTATTAGAATGGGTATGACACAACACACAGTTCCTGTCTGCATCATGGATCCTCACGGGCAGTGCCTAAATCGTGACATCCACTGTATAGCCATTGTCAGAAAAGGCAACTGTAACATCATCTGATACCCGTTGTTCACAGTGACAGTAGTCAGCTACTCTTCACGAGGTTCAGGTGCCGTGATTTTACAGTCGGCGCGTCAGTTCTACCAGCATCGTATCAATGCTTCCCAGTAGTGTTGTTTGCCAAGAAATCAAGTAGGTAGAAATGTGTTCGGTCTGTTGGATATCATGGGCTATGTCTGTACAGCAATACAAGCGGTAGAGGAACCTATTTTGAACCTTCTTCCTCGCCCTCCGCTCGCCCCTACTTCAAAACGTCTCCTCTATCTTCACCTCTCTGCCTTTCTCTCCTCTCTCTCATGGGTGGTACAGCAATTTTACATCCAGGTATTCTTTAGCCAGATATCCTACTTCCCGTAGTCCGAGAACCACTCCATCACGCGACGGCATGGTGGAAGGATGACTAACCGGGAAAGGAACAGCACACTGGCAGCAACAAAACGCTCCCGTGAATCATGGGCAGCGTGGCACAATACATTTAATCGTAACAAGAACAGACAAGACACCGGGCCAGTGGCGCTGACTTCATCTTTCGAGGAATGCCAGGGTGTTCGTCCGTCGCGCTTAGAAGTCCCAAAAGCTCTTCTGGGCCGAGGTCAAGCCAGAGCCACCTTTGGGAGGAACGGCCTTGGGAATGTCCTCGAGGTCGTCATCTCCGTAGAGCCAGTTGCGGTTGGTGCCCTTCTTGCCACCCATGCCGTCTCCGGCGATGTGAATGCCCTTCGAGTcgccctccttctcctctttGACCTTCTTCGAGCCCATGCCGTCTCCAGCGATGTGAATAC from the Colletotrichum lupini chromosome 3, complete sequence genome contains:
- a CDS encoding amino acid permease, which produces MAPYNEDVELSAIKIKEDSLTLGSSYSMRREPIYDPSPAPGVLSRVLESFRRAPSQMSDGSIHRPKSNSSLDLEPGHERVLNGVHYYDIRLANLQTSHSLLSRKLKGRHLQMIAIGGSIGTGLFVASGQALEVGGPASLLIAFSLVGAMLYCTCQALGELAVAFPVAGSFSAYSTRFLDPSWGFAMGWNYALQWLIVLPLEIIAAAITITYWQEGITKAYFVTIFLIGIVAINLFGIKGYGEAEFIFSIIKIIAVIGFILLGIVLNCGGTPDSGYIGGRFWQTPGAFHNGFKGLCSVFVTAAFAFAGTELVGLAAAEAANPRKSLPTAIKQVFWRITLFYVVALTLIGLLVPYDEARLLGASSSADATASPFVIAIENAQIDILPSVMNAVILIAVLSVGNSAVFGSSRTLAALADQHQAPRFLSYVDRKGRPLTAIGVASAVGLLAYLADLKQQDQVLDWLLAISGLSSIFTWASICLCHIRFRHAWARKGHGLHELAFRSQVGIIGSWCGLIMNVLVLIAQFWVGAFPVGWETWDAESVAKNFFLRYAAFPIVAIMYVAHKFYFRTVFIRIEDMDVTTGRRDFNLGILVAQEQEERRSWPRWKRVYKFLC